The Aythya fuligula isolate bAytFul2 chromosome 7, bAytFul2.pri, whole genome shotgun sequence genome has a window encoding:
- the CFAP43 gene encoding cilia- and flagella-associated protein 43 → MAAGEEQAPGGGRCPSPQEAALDVSWVQGFSKKNLGFINNQTVCYPCGNYILFLDIKTKKTTVLQCPTGQVGAFAVNANSKVLAFSDRKLNPLIYVYSFPELNKLTELKGNVQLDYTVLAFSFTGPYLAGYSSIPEFVLSVWNWQDSILLCSESQPGVPVTSLSFNPMNWQQLCSANESSVTVWHIERNYDEHYLKQNLVKLPYGHGSPNLHEDLFFPDSIDEDPYHDPVMPVSAIAGLVGDEAETFMPRNDIKPLVHSTAHCWTATSDIYMGCKEGHILKIDAETLSACVLQQKPLPEHMRKVSDVVAYVRREVWKKKGGKPRDLQRTVAFAMAFCNEGLYTAGNEGILFFYHIRGLQYEMKICADIVDPISSLLFSPDYTILLLVTDQGTIYTYKPARRGEAVKLLDASSSCFLVADFLPPENKYCVSVTISGEVQVWLLEDGTSLSKTNLNIEATAMACCPSSNSVAIGTKSGQIYFIDVTDVEAPRVVHIIFLSTFPVLSLHYDQSGQFLITRTTEEHIFILDARPSKLFQVLGYTVLADEVLGLSVVSDFENNLVEVMVLLNVAEVQRARLEIFCLPSALTEDNEKFVNEQGMLNASAIKKEKYDLDYPLNSAVRLKDNTVYGYCTCARVICKYNLSEQNILEDPPVLSSEKRTPSNQFGSGFLCLSPNSRWLASAAKDGVLFIYHTSTMEILAQKHCHSYQRGGIRSTVFSLDGKFILVNGETDGALVCLKWKKIKETEVKEAAFHWQSLLTVLNKSISNENAVLKCMAEWHFDPESTSESLSEKESKEAPAQSSHVEVTEDENFSSLPSDSTSEMTWLGQKIKKVMREETERFADQKKELQMGIKKLRKTVQKMLHENEQVPDIEKLEQQEFNLDTEEQKKAQAEAEQEVARVREKIEMETLANCYLQHVIRHECWDSMSVKGRTVKCFHIACEVQNYPLKQLNEEELATLEKVRQLRKIEAADLKVQKRSLETVSETEEEEENAEEVMAGASTSCCLDGSLSSQYGGDTSVLYHQLDLHSREQKVNQIVLLKDIIYKVKTAFNKEFDIVARQKEQEIARVKERNLRIQEILAQLDLQVEVWEPGLTDDEMPEQVLTVQDSEIKAEKYLTPQERERAEMLAKLEMERRLTALDNERLRALNDMMGGVLEVQKEDILKINIPPPPFISKPELEWSDQEVIIFREYEEKVKELNEEKEKRRRSLENEWKKLEASIQETTHNFDETVCKLFERKVTLEMVIYQEELKIVNLIYSLLLDEELDTREAGLQHFFMKKQKENVNVTEIIQNTKEKIEFHSDAYENAIAEDKNLESDFSMDFADVPEDLLDELLQLYKCRPRTPVRKMLPYTANPYRNCSASTEDYKDILTCLTKAMDELDNPKHMPDGLDPSIWEQFCQARRNKMESEQLVKWKALNLAEMQAFLQRRMDDDQKIKSDIEYISQELIWLQEKKMKFHLDLTFQFLLKQGQVELEITEIPDYTNAILINRSVVEELNSSITVQGEKKIASMVERKDFSRGIFLLEWEHKKMRMQIEDLKQKARDIAVLPISKDRQLFLTMLNYDSRIAHRISVMKQTLDVMDKLHKKNTKHRQKRIRELEKCIALKEQANYELSLQLKEMLVSVSERRHISRAADIQRVSERNAKQRYQEILKQKNLRDLLREQEEEFGILQAEAERLRSRTFPIL, encoded by the exons ATGGCGGCGGGCgaggagcaggccccgggggGCGGCCGCTGCCCCTCGCCTCAGGAGGCGGCGCTGGACGTGAG TTGGGTTCAGGGATTCTCGAAAAAGAACTTGGGCTTTATCAACAATCAGACCGTCTGCTACCCTTGTGGCAATTACATCCTCTTCCTGgacattaaaacaaagaagacGACAGTGCTGCAGTGTCCGACCGGCCAGGTGGGAGCCTTCGCAGTGAATGCCAACAGCAAAGTGCTGGCCTTTTCAGATCGGAAGCTGAATCCCCTTATATATGTCTACAGCTTTCCAGAACTGAATAAACTGACAGAATTAAAAG GTAATGTTCAGTTGGACTACACTGTACTTGCATTTAGTTTCACAGGCCCTTATCTAGCCGGTTACTCTTCAATCCCAGAATTTGTTCTTTCAGTATG GAACTGGCAAGACAGTATCCTCCTGTGCAGTGAGTCCCAGCCAGGCGTACCAGTGACCTCGTTAAGTTTTAATCCCATGAATTGGCAACAACTGTGTTCTGCTAATGAGAGCTCTGTTACTGTCTGGCATATTGAAAGGAATTATGATGAGCATTACCTTAAGCAAAA CCTTGTGAAACTCCCTTATGGACATGGGTCTCCAAATCTTCatgaagatttgtttttcccGGATTCTATTGATGAAGATCCCTACCATGACCCTGTTATGCCAGTTTCAGCCATTGCCGGATTGGTAGGAGATGAAGCAGAAACATTCATG CCTAGAAATGATATTAAGCCTTTGGTGCATTCTACTGCCCACTGCTGGACTGCAACCTCTGACATTTACATGGGCTGTAAAGAAggacatattttgaaaattgatGCTGAGACACTCAGTGCTTGTGTTCTTCAACAGAAACCTCTACCAG aacACATGCGTAAAGTATCGGACGTGGTGGCCTATGTTCGTAGagaagtatggaaaaaaaaag GTGGCAAACCAAGGGATCTGCAAAGAACAGTTGCATTTGCCATGGCATTTTGTAACGAGGGACTGTACACAGCTGGAAAT GAGggcattttattcttttatcaCATCAGAGGTCTTCAGTATGAGATGAAAATCTGCGCTGACATCGTAGACCCTATATCCAGCCTCCTGTTCTCTCCTGATTACACAATACTTCTGCTTGTTACTGATCAG GGGACAATCTATACTTACAAACCTGCCCGCAGAGGAGAAGCTGTCAAACTCTTGGATGCAAGCAGCAGTTGTTTTCTGGTGGctgattttcttcctccagagAACAAGTACTGTGTG TCTGTAACAATTTCAGGTGAAGTACAAGTTTGGCTCCTGGAAGATGGGACTTCTCTTAGCAAGACAAACCTTAATATTGAG GCAACTGCTATGGCTTGCTGTCCCTCCTCAAACAGTGTTGCTATAGGGACCAAAAGTGGTCAAATATACTTCATTGATGTTACCGATGTTGAAGCTCCACGGGTTGTtcacataatttttctttccacatttccAGTACTATCTTTGCA TTATGACCAGAGTGGCCAGTTCCTCATCACTAGAACTACAGAAGAACATATCTTTATTCTAGATGCCCGGCCTTCAAAATTATTCCAGGTTCTTGGATATACAG TGTTGGCAGATGAAGTGCTGGGTCTCTCTGTAGTTTCTGACTTCGAGAACAACTTAGTTGAAGTAATGGTACTTCTTAATGTAGCAGAGGTCCAGCGAGCGAGGCTGGAAATCTTTTGTCTGCCTTCAGCACTCACCGAAG ATAATGAAAAGTTTGTTAATGAACAAGGAATGCTAAATGCTAGTGccattaaaaaggagaaatatgatCTGGATTACCCGTTGAACTCGGCGGTCAGACTGAAGGATAACACAGTGTATGGCTACTGTACCTGTGCACGTGTCATCTGTAAATACAATCTCTCCGAACAG AATATTTTGGAAGATCCACCAGTATTGTCATCAGAAAAGAGGACTCCTAGCAATCAGTTTGGATCAGGATTCCTCTGCTTATCACCCAACAGCCGATGGCTAGCATCAGCAGCAAAAGATGGTGTTTTGTTCATCTATCACACTTCTACTATG GAAATACTTGCTCAAAAGCATTGCCACTCATATCAAAGAGGGGGAATCAGATCCACAGTATTTTCACTGGATGGCAAATTCATCCTCGTTAATGGTGAAACCGATGGTGCCCTGGTGTGTCTGAAATGGAA gaaaataaaggaaactgaAGTTAAGGAAGCTGCTTTTCATTGGCAATCTCTTCTTACTGTACTGAACAAGtctatttcaaatgaaaatgctgtGTTAAAATGTATGGCAGAATGGCACTTTGACCCAGAATCCACATCGGAATCACTTTCAGAAAAGGAATCtaag GAGGCACCAGCTCAGTCGTCTCATGTAGAGGTGACAGAAGATGAAAACTTCTCCAGTTTGCCTTCAGACAGCACCAGTGAAATGACCTGGCTGggtcagaaaataaagaag GTCATGAGAGAAGAGACTGAGAGGTTTGCTGACCAGAAGAAAGAACTTCAAATGGGAATTAAGAAGCTGCGTAAAACT gttCAGAAAATGCTGCATGAAAATGAACAGGTGCCAGACATTGAGAAACTGGAGCAACAGGAGTTCAACCTGGatacagaagaacagaaaaaagctCAAGCAGAGGCTGAACAAGAAGTGGCCAGG GTGAGAGAAAAGATTGAGATGGAGACTTTAGCCAACTGCTACTTGCAGCATGTCATCAGACATGAGTGCTGGGACTCCATGTCTGTAAAAGGACGTACAGTTAAG TGTTTCCATATAGCTTGTGAAGTGCAGAATTATCCCCTGAAACAACTTAATGAAGAAGAGCTGGCAACTTTGGAGAAAGTTCGCCAGTTAAGGAAGATCGAGGCAGCTGATCTTAAG GTTCAGAAGAGAAGTCTTGAGACTGTGtcagagacagaagaagaagaagagaatgCGGAAGAAGTAATGGCTGGTGCTAGCACATCTTGCTGCCTGGACGGAAGTCTGAGTTCTCAGTATGGTGGAGACACATCTGTGCTTTACCACCAATTGGACTTGCACTCTAGGGAGCAGAAAGTCAATCAAATAGTATTACTGAAG GACATCATTTACAAAgtgaaaactgcttttaataAGGAATTTGACATAGTTGCACGACAAAAGGAGCAGGAGATAGcaagagtgaaagaaagaaacctgagGATCCAAGAAATCTTGGCTCAACTTGACCTCCAAGTGGAAGTGTGGGAGCCAGGTCTTACAGATGATGAGATGCCAGAGCAAGTACTCACTGTTCAGGATTCAGAG attaaagctgaaaaatacttgACTCCGCAAGAGCGAGAGAGAGCAGAAATGCTGGCTAAGCTTGAAATGGAAAGACGCCTTACTGCTCTG GACAATGAAAGACTACGTGCGCTTAATGACATGATGGGTGGAGTGCTAGAAGTCCAAAAGGAAGACATATTGAAAATT AATATTCCTCCACCTCCTTTTATATCCAAGCCTGAACTTGAATGGAGTGATCAAGAAGTTATAATATTCAGAGAATATGAGGAAAAAGTGAAGGAgttgaatgaagaaaaagaaaagcgtAGAAGg tcACTGGAAAATGAATGGAAGAAACTTGAAGCTTCCATACAGGAAACAACACACAATTTTGATGAGACTGTATGCAAgctctttgaaagaaaagtgaCTTTAGAGATGGTCATCTATCAG GAAGAACTCAAAATAGTCAAtcttatttattctttactGTTGGATGAAGAGTTGGACACTAGAGAAGCTGgacttcagcatttctttatgaagaagcagaaggagaac GTCAACGTTACAGAAATAATCCAgaatacaaaagagaaaattgagTTTCACAGTGATGCATATGAAAATGCAATAGCTGAAGATAAG AATCTGGAAAGTGATTTTAGTATGGACTTTGCTGACGTTCCTGAAGATCTTCTTGATGAACTTCTCCAACTTTACAAATGTCGACCAAG GACCCCAGTGAGAAAAATGCTCCCTTACACCGCTAATCCATATAGGAATTGTTCAGCCTCAACTGAAGATTACAAAGATATACTCACCTGTTTAACGAAAGCCATGGATGAGCTGGATAATCCGAAGCACATGCCTGATGGTTTAGACCCATCTATATGGGAACAGTTTTGTCAAGCTAGACGAAATAAAATGGAGAGTGAGCAACTG GTGAAGTGGAAAGCCCTAAATCTGGCAGAGATGCAGGCCTTTCTCCAGAGAAGAATGGATGACGATCAGAAGATTAAGTCAGACATAGAATACATTTCCCAAGAACTCATTTG gctgcaggagaagaagatgaaatttcatttgGATTTGACTTTCCAGTTTTTGTTAAAACAAGGACAGGTGGAATTGGAAATTACTGAGATCCCAGATTACACCAATGCCATTCTCATTAATAGGAGTGTTGTTGAAGAACTGAATTCCAGTATCACG gttcaaggagagaaaaagattgCTAGCATGGTGGAGCGTAAAGACTTCTCTAGAGGGATATTTCTGTTGGAATGGGAAcataagaaaatgagaatgcAAATAGAAGATCTGAAACAGAAGGCTCGGGATATTGCAGTGCTACCTATTTCAAAAGATCGCCAGCTA